AGCCGCAATTCCCGGCGCACCTGGTTGAGAAAGCGGATCTTCTTGCCGCTGCTGTCGACCAGCACGAAATGCCGTTGCGGACAGGCAATGGCCAGCGGCACTCCCGGCAGGCCGGCACCAGTCCCGGCATCCAGCACACGGCTGCCGCGAAGCCACGGCAGGATGCTCAGGCTGTCGAGCAAATGGCGATCAACCATCATCGGCAGCGCGCTGACCGCGGTCAGATTATAGGCCCGGTTCCAGCGCGCAAGCAGAGCCAGGTAGTCGAGCAGATGCTTGTGCTGGGCCGTCTCCAGCATCACCCCGAGAACGGCCAGACCGCGCCTGAGCCGCGCATCGAGCTCGATGGAACTCACGATTTGGCGCTCTTCCCGGTCTCGTCGGACAAGGCCGGCCCGGTGCCGGGCAGATTGGGCGGCGGCAGCTCGCGGTGGTGGTGACAGGCCACCCGGTGCCCGCCCTCGAGGGTCTCGAGCTCAGGCACCTCATCGCTGCAGCGCTGGGTGGCGTAGGGACAGCGGGTGCGAAACACGCAGCCGGAAGGCGGATCGAGTGGCGAGGGGATGTCGCCGGCAAGCGCGCGCCGGGCGCGCGCGCGCTCGGCCACCGGATCGGGAATCGGCACCGACTCGATCAGCGCCCGGGTGTAGGGGTGGCGCGGCTCATGGTAAATCTGCTCGCGATCCGCCAGCTCCATCACCTTGCCCATGTACATCACCAGCACCCGGTCGGAAACGTGGCGCACGATGGACAGATCATGAGCAATGAAGATCAGCGACAGCTGAAGCTTCTTCTGAAGGTCTTTGAGCAGGTTGACGATCTGGGCCTGTATCGACACATCCAGTGCGCTGACCGGTTCGTCGCAGACCACCAGACGGGGGTTGACCACCAGCGCCCGGGCGATGCCAACGCGCTGGCACTGGCCGCCGGAAAACTCGTGCGGGTAGCGGTTGATCTGGTCGGAGCGCAGACCAACCAGCTTCATGATACCGGTCACGCGCTCACGCACCTGCAGCCGTGACATCGACGGATAGAAGGTACGCAGGGGCTCGGCAATAATGACACCAATGGTCATTCGCGGATCGAGCGAGCCTTGCGGATC
This DNA window, taken from Pseudomonadota bacterium, encodes the following:
- a CDS encoding ATP-binding cassette domain-containing protein, whose protein sequence is MRNPVLQVRDLAVHFRADAGGWLRHDYRTVRAVDGIDFEVFPAETLGIVGESGCGKSTLARALLGLQRPKRGEIIWLGEDLAQMSEEQFRRKRREIQLIFQDPQGSLDPRMTIGVIIAEPLRTFYPSMSRLQVRERVTGIMKLVGLRSDQINRYPHEFSGGQCQRVGIARALVVNPRLVVCDEPVSALDVSIQAQIVNLLKDLQKKLQLSLIFIAHDLSIVRHVSDRVLVMYMGKVMELADREQIYHEPRHPYTRALIESVPIPDPVAERARARRALAGDIPSPLDPPSGCVFRTRCPYATQRCSDEVPELETLEGGHRVACHHHRELPPPNLPGTGPALSDETGKSAKS
- the rsmG gene encoding 16S rRNA (guanine(527)-N(7))-methyltransferase RsmG, with protein sequence MSSIELDARLRRGLAVLGVMLETAQHKHLLDYLALLARWNRAYNLTAVSALPMMVDRHLLDSLSILPWLRGSRVLDAGTGAGLPGVPLAIACPQRHFVLVDSSGKKIRFLNQVRRELRLNNIEPIQARLETLSLEPPPDCVVARALAPLPRLVDQLGHLLDAGATLLAMKGRLPFAECQALSNAYNVEPIELDVPGAGGARSLIIVDQS